The genomic segment CAAAGCAACCCAGAGGCTTTGTCTGTCGCTCTTTTAACGAAGGAACCTACCGCCATGGCGGACCAAAAGATCCGGATCCGGCTGAAAGCGTTCGATCATCGTCTGATCGACCGTTCGGCCAGCGAGATCGTTGAAACGGCAAAGCGGACCGGCGCGCAAGTGCGTGGCCCGATCCCGCTGCCGACCAAGATCGAGCGTTACACCGTTCTCGTCTCCCCGCACGTCGACAAGGACGCGCGTGACCAGTACGAGACCCGCACGCACAAGCGCGTGCTCGATATCGTTGACCCGAATGACAAGACCGTGGACGCGCTGATGAAGCTCGAACTGGCTGCCGGCGTCGACGTTCAGATCAAGCTGACCTGAG from the Stenotrophomonas maltophilia genome contains:
- the rpsJ gene encoding 30S ribosomal protein S10; this translates as MADQKIRIRLKAFDHRLIDRSASEIVETAKRTGAQVRGPIPLPTKIERYTVLVSPHVDKDARDQYETRTHKRVLDIVDPNDKTVDALMKLELAAGVDVQIKLT